The genomic DNA AGTATATTCAAAATCTTTATTTAAATAAAAATCTAAAACCTTATGTAATTTTCCTCTGAGAGTCCTTGCTGAATATTCTTCTTTTAAAGATGCTATTTCTATCGGCACTACTACATCTGATTCTATTTGAATCATTCTTACAGAAACTTTTTCCCCGACTTCTTCTCTTATTTTTCTCAAATATTTTAAATATGCCCTATCGGTTATAATACAGACAGATCTTTTTGAATACTCCAAAATCTTAGTTATCAAAGGACTTGAATCTAAAACTATGAATCTAATCCCTCTGTCTTTTAAGTTTTTCTCCGCATCTTTAAGCGATTCAAAAAGAAAATAACAGCTTCGTTCATTCATTTCTGAAAATTTTCTGTCAAAACAAAAAATTACCAATAAATTTTTTTTTAAATCATTTGCTAAATGAATTGCATATTCTAATGAATGATTATAGGAACTTCTTATGCTTCTCTGCATCCAGTAAATAATAAAATCACCGTTTTTATCCATCTTTTTATTATTAATACTTTTTATTCTATTTTCAAACATAATTATCCTCTGCCTATTCTAAAATTTTTTAAGTAATTTTGCATCATAGCCATTTTGACTAATTAATTATATATTTCTTCCTCTAAGCTATCTTTCCGGTTTAATACCCAAGGGTAATTTCCCCTGTTTCCGCCCGCTGCTGCATATTGATAAACACTATCTGCATATAATACGTCATAATCAGCTCTAAAAAAACGGATAAAATATACTTTTTATAACTCTTTATCAATAATCCTGGTTTTTCTTTACCACTTTGACAAGTCTATCAGTATTTAAATAATATTCTTTCATTACATTAACCAAATTTTTTTAAATCTATTATTTATTTCAGGCATTTCATATATACTTTTCTAATACTCTTCCGATTATTTCACTGTAAAATATCTAATAGTTTATTTATTAAATATATTCTTATTATACTATATAAACAAAAATTTTCCACTCCTTATTTTTATACTTTTATAAATTATATTGCTTTAATTTTCTACATGTTATATAATATCATTAAATTTATATTTATGGAGGTACTAAAATGGAAAGAATCAAGAAATTTTCATTTTTATTTTTTCTTTTTTTGTTTGTAAGTACAATATTTTATGCGTGTACAGTTATTTACTGGAATAAAAACCCTGATAAACTTATAGGGAGAAATATGGATTGGTATACAAATGTAGAAACTGAATTTTGGGTACTTCCCAGAGGTATAAAAAGAGATGGGATGGTAGGGAAAAACAGTATGAAATGGGAATCTAAATATGGAAGTACGATTGTTTTTTTTGAGGCCCCCATTGACGGAATGAATGAAAAAGGTCTTACAGGTCATGTTTTATGGCTTGGCGAGGCAGATTTCGGTAAAAGAAATGAAAAAACTCAAGGTATGGCCTTAGGTTTCTGGCTGCAGTATTATCTTGATAATTT from Sebaldella termitidis ATCC 33386 includes the following:
- a CDS encoding lipocalin family protein, translated to MRFFRADYDVLYADSVYQYAAAGGNRGNYPWVLNRKDSLEEEIYN